In Musa acuminata AAA Group cultivar baxijiao chromosome BXJ2-10, Cavendish_Baxijiao_AAA, whole genome shotgun sequence, a genomic segment contains:
- the LOC135625526 gene encoding aquaporin NIP2-1-like, with translation MASSTRPNSSNEIHDIDVVTAQNSYISPTLLHQKSLKEVFPPFLARKVVAETIATFLLVFATCGSAALSKSNPGLVSQLGASVAGGLIVTVMIYAVGHISGAHMNPAVTLAFAVARHFPWIQVPFYMAAQISGAMIASFVLRELLHPITDLGTTAPSDTAVKALVMEIVVTFCMMFVTSAVATDSKAVGELAGLAVGSSVCITSILAGPISGGSMNPARTLGPAVASSNYDSLWVYFLGPVLGTLSGACSYSFIRMTETQPQATAAQKLSSFKLRRLQSLEMASPTNNAFDNI, from the exons ATGGCTTCCTCCACAAGGCCTAATAGCTCCAATGAAATCCATGACATCGATGTAGTTACAGCTCAGAACTCCTACATCTCTCCGACTCTTCTTCACCAGAAGAGCCTTAAAGAAGTcttcccaccctttcttgcaagaAAG GTTGTAGCTGAGACGATCGCTACCTTTTTACTGGTATTTGCCACCTGCGGCTCCGCCGCGTTGAGCAAGAGCAACCCAGGCCTGGTCTCGCAGCTCGGGGCATCAGTCGCCGGAGGACTGATCGTGACGGTGATGATTTATGCCGTGGGGCACATCTCGGGCGCCCACATGAACCCTGCCGTCACGTTGGCCTTCGCCGTCGCCAGGCATTTCCCATGGATTCAG GTCCCCTTTTACATGGCTGCTCAGATCTCCGGCGCCATGATCGCTTCCTTCGTCCTCCGCGAGCTGCTGCACCCGATCACCGATCTCGGGACCACGGCGCCGTCGGATACGGCGGTGAAGGCACTGGTCATGGAAATCGTGGTGACCTTCTGCATGATGTTCGTCACGTCAGCGGTGGCGACGGACTCCAAAGCT GTAGGAGAGTTGGCAGGGTTAGCTGTGGGTTCATCGGTGTGCATAACCTCCATTCTAGCTGG GCCGATATCTGGAGGATCGATGAACCCGGCGAGGACACTCGGACCGGCCGTCGCGAGCAGCAATTACGACTCGCTTTGGGTGTATTTTCTGGGCCCGGTGTTGGGCACCTTGTCAGGAGCATGCTCCTACAGTTTCATAAGGATGACCGAGACGCAACCACAAGCCACTGCTGCACAGAAGCTATCCTCCTTCAAGCTCCGCCGCTTGCAGAGCCTGGAAATGGCGAGTCCTACCAACAACGCTTTCGATAACATTTAG